The Drosophila takahashii strain IR98-3 E-12201 unplaced genomic scaffold, DtakHiC1v2 scaffold_48, whole genome shotgun sequence region TACTAACAAATTTCTTTTTACGCGATTATTTCTACAAGACGTAGAAAACGCCGAAGATAGAGCTATAATAATAGAAGGAACACACAATCGAGCTCATAGGGGATTAGACGAAAATCATAAACAAATCAGTAGATTATATTATTGGCCCAATCtatttgtaaaactaaaagaatatataaaaaattgtaaaatttgcAATGAGAACAAATATAACAGACACCCGattaaaattccaattggGGAAGCCCCAATCCCAACTAAAGAAGGCGAAAATTTACACATTGATATATATTATGCGCaaagtttaacttttttaacttgtaTTGACGCGTATTCTAAATTCCTAGTAgttaaagaaattcaaaataaattaaatatcgaaaataaagTAATGGAACTACTTCAACATTTTCCCCAAGCCAAGGTAATTATGACCGATAACGAACCGAGCTTTACCTCAGCTCAATTTAAATCCTTTGCACAAAGATGCGGTGTAACTCTACATTACGCAGACCCAAGACACAGTACCTCAAACGGACAAGTGGAAAGAGCACATTCGACATTAACAGAATTAGCTCGCTGCATAaaagaacaatttaatttaactgacTATTCCGAAATCGTAATAAGAGCCGCTCAGGAATATAATCAGAGTATTCATTCCACAACAAACCAAAAACCTGTTGACattctttataataaaatcgaaCACGATAATATTccacaattattaaaaaatactcaggagaaaatgttagaaactcataatgaaaacagaaaagaaaaacaatatcaCGTAGGACAAGTTGTTTATGAAAAGAAATATGGAGAAAGaaataaactaaaaccaaGATATAAGAAGCAAATAGTTAAGGATAATATgcctaataaaataataatcaacaGTAGAAACAGAATTATTCACAAAGATAATATTAAGCattaataaattcttttttttaaacttccagaaaatgtattctttaatacatattttatcaATCATAATATTGGCCAGTTCAGAAATAATTGATTACTCGAACCATGAATTTTTTCTGTTCAAAGACAACAAGGATGTACTCACCTATGAATCTTACAACGATTTATTCCACGTaactaatttaagtttttataaggAAATACTTGACATAGAATCAGATAATATAAAAAGGATTCAAATAAAAGGTCACAATGGGAAATTAAGTACGACATAGAAGTAATCAAAGTAATCTTATCTCAGTTAATATCAGCTAGAACAAAAAGGGGAATAAATGAGTTAGGCACCGTGTGGAAATGGTTGGCTGGAACTCCGGATCATGATGATTTCataaaagtacaaaataaaatcaatgacttaattgaaaataataataaacagtcTATTATTAATTCCAAATTGTTCAAAGAAATAGAATCTCTCTCtgaagattttaaaaaggtttttattgATCAAGATTTACCACTTAGAAAACATCGCTTACGATTAATAACATTTGACCTACAAAACTTAATTGATACTATTACTCTTGCAAAAATTGACGTTTTTAACaccaaaattttaaacaatgaagatataaaagaaatattaaaacacgAGCAAAAGCCAGTAATTATCGCTGACTTAATGGATATCTCTGTGTTCAAAATCGCATTACACAAAgaacttttaataatttatataaaatacccaataataaaaaatagatgCGAAATTTATTACACTCGATCCATTTCCCAAATCgatggaaaattattaataagtaaTCAAGTCGCAAAATGCGAAAATACATATTATGAAAtgtctacatttaagaaagaactttttaataattattgcaCTTTAAGTTTAGAGAAAACATGTTTTACCCGATTATTAAATGGTGAACaatcaatttgtaaaaaaataagagaaaagaataaaaaaatagacaTTATCCAAGATGGtgccattttaataaatggtaacAACATCGTCAACAATTCCGAATTAGGTGGTTCATtcttaataacatttaatggTACAACCACAATAAATAACGTTTCATATACCAATTTAGACAACAAAATTCTTAACTATATTACTACAAACCACTTCAAAAATTACGAAATATccgattatatattttcaaataactcAGAACTCTCTTtagataatataaatattttaaatccattcattaaaattaataataccaaaatatctatatcctttatattattaatttaaatcattatatATTTGATTTCTCTACCTATTATTAAATACAGAAATATGTTTGTAACCAAAAAACAACGGCCAGAGTTTGAAAAACCTAAcgaagatatatttttaacagaatTAAAAGATCATTTAAACGAAATCCATAATGAATCGGGACGATCCATTTTAGAAGGGGGAGAGTTATCCAGCCCGTGAAACGGTTCCATTTatggaattaataaacaaatttttaaattcaatcccAGCTaaattgcctttgcctttgtttaAGATTCTGTCTCCGCCTTTTTCATTAACTTCGAGGGCCGCGCTTGACTGTCCGGCTAAGATAAATAAACCTATCGTAAAGTAAATAACAGCTTCCGTTCGAAGCCAAACTCTCACGCTCAAAGCCCAAAGTATTGCGTTCcgattttttatcaaaattgcatCGGTCAGCATAATCTAATTTCACAACGAGATGCGACAGTTTCAGCATAAGcttttatattaaacaaaaatcaaagttctagaagcttaaaaaagaaaaagcttcTGGCCGAGGTTCGTTGGAGAAGATTTGAGGATTAAGTGAGCAGTCTGAATCGGATTGAAACCGCGAACGGTCAAATCTtagaattaaaagtaaaagtgtcTTGATAGTGAGTTAGTGAATTAAGGTTTTTTaccaataaagaaaaattataaaataaaaaatttattttttttaaatcaaccacaacgatcaaatttaatttacacttGGGTGCACATagatatttaatgtaaatgagTAAGttgcgttttatttttgaatggtGTTGTGGCAGGGGAAGCAGTATTTGCCCGCcagtacatatacatatgtacacatgtatgtattttaaggtattaaaaaatattacgcTTAATTAACAATTTCCTGCCTAAActtaatatttgttattttaatttagtcgATTTATTAGTCATGTGGCAGGGGGGAATATAACCAATTCTATCAGTGACTAttcacaaaattaattaaacaaaaaaatataaatacaaaattgtttGGCACCATTCTCGACTACGTTTTCTAATGCACACAttcatatatttgtatgtGTGTATGGCAAAAGCTAAAACGTATTGCGGTCCTTCTATTTCCCGCAATTTACGCTCTCCGTGTGTAAGATGAGAGACATTTTTTCGCTCTTCTCTCTCCGTTTTAATTCGTCTGCGCTTCGGTCTTGCTTTGATTTCATTTCTTGATCAGTTCTTAAGTAGAGCCCGACGCGAAAAGATGTCCCAGAAGGAAATGTGGCAATTTATGCAGCAGCAGGGCTATCAAATGGGgttccaacaacaacagcccatggtccagcagcaacaatccATGCTCCAACAGCAACAGCCCATGGtccaacagcaacagccaaTGCTCCAGCAGCAACCGCTACTGCTCCAACAGCAACAGCCGCAGCTCCAACAGCATCAgtttcagcagcagcagttccaGTTGGTGCAGCCGATGCAGTCGCAGcagaagcaggagcagcagatgCAGTCGCAGCCGAGTTTGATGTGGGGCTATGTGCAGCCCCAACCCCAACCCCAGGCCCGACGCAGGCGCAGCCAAAAAAATTCAAGGTTTTAGGGCCAATCAAAAAGCCCAAGGGCTCACGTTCCAGGTGGCAGATCCAGCAGCTTCAAAAcgaagtttttaatttaaagaaaaatttgtttaaagctAGGCAGGATAGTCACGAAATGTATACCCGACTTAGCCGACTGGAATCGGCCTTTTATGgcaacaaataaaaagcaaaaatttaaaaatgaaaactgtgtctgctttttatacccttgcagagggtattatgatttcagtcagaagtttgcaacgcagtgaaggagacgtttccgaccccataaagtatatatattcttgatcagcatcacaagacgagtcgatctagccatgtccgtctgtccgtccgtctgtccgtctgtccgtctgtccgtctgtctgtttctacgcaaactagtctctcagtttttgagctatcgggacaaaactttcgcaaaagtcttctttctattgcaggtagtatatatgtcggagccgaccggatcggacaactatatcttatagctcccataggaacaatcggaaaaaaaaaactttaaaaaattctagcttcggtgttttttgaaatattaccttctacttttgggaatgttatttttaaaatatatctgaatttcgaattaattatttaaaaaatcggactactatatcatatagctgccataggaacgatcggaaaattaatggaaaagtaataggaaataaattctagcttctttggtttttattgtattaccttctactctaggatatgactctttttaaatatttccgaatttcaattttaatttaatcaaaatcggacgactatatcatatagctgccataggaacgatcggaaaattaatggaaaagtaataggaaataaattctagcttctttggtttttattgtattatcttctactctaggatatgactctttttaaatattttcgaatttcaattttaatgtgatcaaaatcggacgactatatcatatagctgccataggaacgatcggaaaattaatgagaaatattagaaaattgaacatttttgcgatttgtttattaataggaatgatctgcaagggtatataagcttcggctggccgaagctagcttcctttcttgttttttttcttatttcagcaaaaaataaaaactacatacttttagttgtttttttcAGTGCTGTTGTGTACACGTGTTTCATGTATTCATAGCAGTGGGTCAGATCTTTAAAATGCATTAGTTTAATATGCATGTCCTTTTATATTTCagcaaaaaaagggaaagcaACGGTACAGATCTTGGGTTACATTTTTTCCGGTGCGCCTTTACGgacctaaaaattataacaatttataTGGTTTTGGAATGTTTTTTTTGAGTGCTCTTTACAGCTATTGCTGCTAGAATACGCAAATGACTTTTTTTGGCGGAAATCTATTTG contains the following coding sequences:
- the LOC138914601 gene encoding nuclear transcription factor Y subunit beta-like, giving the protein MSQKEMWQFMQQQGYQMGFQQQQPMVQQQQSMLQQQQPMVQQQQPMLQQQPLLLQQQQPQLQQHQFQQQQFQLVQPMQSQQKQEQQMQSQPSLMWGYVQPQPQPQARRRRSQKNSRF